One segment of Deltaproteobacteria bacterium DNA contains the following:
- a CDS encoding c-type cytochrome has product MKSGARLLLFLALVLVIWVIVKGWERGPRGAAEDTAALRGEALARELGCFGCHGPAGRGGVEDPLLPEAGVPGWSGGVLQSYARSEAEIREWILDGVSERLKDRPPEARPGGLLPMPAYRDLLSEGQVDDLMAYVLAVAAWDEGMPGAAYEGKELARRLGCFGCHGPSGIGGLPNPGSFKGVIPSWEGEWYAELVRDDDELRAWILDGAPPRLTESALARRYLEGQRIQMPAYREHVSDAELEAMVAYLAWLRRERE; this is encoded by the coding sequence ATGAAGTCCGGTGCCCGTCTCCTCCTCTTCCTCGCCCTGGTCCTGGTGATCTGGGTGATCGTGAAGGGCTGGGAGCGGGGTCCCCGGGGCGCGGCCGAGGACACCGCCGCCCTGCGGGGGGAGGCCCTCGCCCGGGAGCTGGGCTGCTTCGGCTGCCACGGTCCCGCGGGCCGCGGCGGGGTGGAGGATCCCCTCCTCCCCGAGGCCGGGGTGCCCGGCTGGTCGGGGGGAGTGCTCCAGAGCTACGCCCGGAGCGAGGCCGAGATCCGCGAGTGGATCCTCGACGGCGTCTCCGAGCGCCTGAAGGACCGCCCGCCCGAGGCCCGGCCCGGAGGCCTCCTGCCCATGCCCGCCTACCGCGACCTGCTCTCGGAGGGACAGGTGGACGATCTGATGGCCTACGTCCTCGCCGTGGCCGCCTGGGACGAGGGGATGCCGGGCGCCGCCTACGAGGGCAAGGAGCTCGCCCGGCGCCTGGGCTGCTTCGGCTGCCACGGGCCCTCGGGGATCGGCGGCCTGCCCAACCCCGGCAGCTTCAAGGGCGTGATCCCCTCCTGGGAGGGTGAGTGGTACGCCGAGCTCGTGCGAGACGACGACGAGCTGCGCGCCTGGATCCTCGACGGCGCTCCGCCTCGCCTGACAGAGAGCGCGCTCGCCCGCCGCTACCTGGAGGGGCAGCGCATCCAGATGCCGGCGTACCGGGAGCACGTCTCCGACGCCGAGCTCGAGGCGATGGTCGCCTACCTCGCCTGGCTCCGGAGGGAGCGCGAGTGA